ATTGAAACCGATTTTGTTCTGTCTTCCGGAGTTACCAAAAGCTCGTAAGAAGTATTTTTCTCAGGAATTGTCACCACAATATCATACGTTTCCGAAACACCTATAATGAGTCGGTCGACCATTACCGGTTCTACATCATTACCATCGTTTGCCACAACCTCTATCTTTCCGCCTGCATAATTGATCCAGAAATAGGACGAAGCACCTCCATTGGAAATACGAAACCTCACCCTATCTCCTGATTTAAACTGAGATAACTGCTGTTCAAAGCTTCCATTAATTAAAAATTTATCGTAATAAATATCACTTACATCCATTGCAAGCATGCGTTTCCATTCGTTGGTTACTTTAGTTCCGAAATGCCCTTCTTTTATAGCTTCCCAATAACTTTGCGTGCTGTTTTTCTTTATTGCAAACCAATCATTGGCGTTGTGAAGCATTCTGTGAATGTTATTAGGATTCAAATCTGTCCATTCACTTAAAATCAACGGAATTGCAGGAATATCATCAATTCCATTTCTGAAAGTAGGATCATCATCTCTTTTTTTCAAAATCATCGATCCGTACATTCCTATCTGCTCCTGTAATCCTGAATGAGAATGATACCAATGTGTTCCGTGCTGAATGATGGGAAATTTATAAGTATACGTCGAATGTGGCTTAATTCCCATTTGAGTAAGCATAGGAACGCCGTCTTCTTTATTGGGCAACATTAATCCATGCCAATGCAAAGAAGTTTCTTCGTCCACAAGGTTATGCACGATAATCTCCGCAGTATCGCCTTCTGTAAATGTAAGCGTAGGCATCGGAATTTGCCCATTAACAGCAATCACCCTTTTCACTTTTCCTGTAAAATTCACCAATGTATCTTTTACATACAGATGATATGTTACTGTTTTACCATCGGTTAACTTTTTTTCAGGAAAAGGAAGTACTTTTTTGTTCTGAGCATTCTGAATATTATGCGCAGAATACTTCTGTGCTTTTACAAAGAAAAAAGAAAATAAAATCCCGATAACTATATATTTAGTTTTTAGCATATTACTCTTTATTTTAAAGTTTCAACAATACTTCCGCAGGTAAGCATTTGAGATCCGTAATATGGGTTTTTGATTGTGCTTTCCGTACTCAACCAATTGGCATCCTGCATCGGGCAATATTGGTAATAAACAGGTGTGGAAAGCTTTGAAGTTTTTAGCAAATCATACATGTTTTTAGATAGCGCTTTGAAGGCTTCCCTTTGTTTCTTTATGTCTTGCGTTTTAGCAATTGCTGAAGCGTCATTATTTAAGCTTTTAATTACTTTCATCCACACATTATGCTCTTCTGTTGACAGTTCATTCATTTTTACAGCAGTGATTGCATCTGTTAATTCTTTTGCATTTGCAGAAGCAGTTTTAGCATCTGATTGTACAAGAGCATTTTTTAATGAAAAATAAGAATTCTGAAAACTTTGCAAAAGCGAACCAACCGGTTTACTTTCCTGAGTCATTGAAGAATGATCATGTCCGTGTCCGTCCATTGTTGTTGTCTTATTTCTTTTATATTGACAACAAGACGGAAGTTTAGCATACACATCATCCGGAGCATAAAAAGATTCGCTGTCGTATCCAGCATTGGCAATTCTTTTTAAAATTTCCTGTTGGTTTGTTTTTGATGCATCATAAGTAAGAGTTGCCATGTTAGAAGCTTCATCCCAATTTACCCTGGCTACATTTTTCACATTTCCAGATTTCTCAATCTTTGATTTGCACATATCGCAATTTCCTGAGATTTTTACTGTTTCGGTTTTTGCGTTTTTAATCTGGGCAGTATATAATAGTGATACTAAAAGCATCATAACTGCCATTATTTTTGATATTGATTTCATAATATTTTTTTTATTAAAACAATGAGAAGTAATGTTGATTAAATAATGTAGCGTCGCCAAAGTGACCCAATATTTCGTTTTTGAAACAACTAAGTTTGGTTAAAAACAAAACACCACATTACAATACGTATTACTAATCTATTGCGTAGAAGAATTAAATTTAAATAATTGATAAAGTTGAAAACAGAGACGTTTTCAAAAGCGCATAGTTATGGCTATACAATAAAGGGATTATCCTATTTTAGGGATCAACCAAATGGAATAGAATCCTTTGGAAATATTAGTTTCGTAATTTAAGAAAGAGGGAGCTACATCAACTTTTGCTTTACCAAAAGAGAAATTATTAGAATAAAAAAAAGATGTGTTGCTATTCGTGGGGCATTTACACAAAGCATTATTGCAATCATTTCCGCAATAATCTTTTTTGCTTTGCTCATGCGAACATGCATCTTTGCAATCCTCTTTTTTTGATGCAGAAACGTGTGTTTTTGCTTTCTGCGTTGAAGCATTAGTCATATTACATGCATAAGTTTGAGTGGGCATTAATAAAAATCCCAAACAAACGAAAAACAATATGTAAACACTTCGATGCATCTTCTTGCTAAATTAATATTTTTTTATTTTAAAATAAAATTTTTAACATTTTTTTAATCACTCTGATCACCCTATTTCTTCAAGCAAAATTTATTTATATTTGTGAATGACCTTCTTTTAAGGATTTAAGAAAAAGAAAAAAGTACTCTATTATGGTAATAAAACCTGAAATATCCTGGGCAGATTTTGAGAAATTAGACATTCGATGCGGTACCATTATTTCCGTGAATGATTTTGAAAAAGCAAGAAACCCTTCTTATCAACTCGAGATCGATTTTGGAGATTTAGGTACCAGAAAATCTGCGGCACAAATCACCACGCTTTACAACAAAGAAGATTTGGTTGGAAAACAAATTTTAGCCGTCGTTAATTTTCCCAAAAAGCAGATTGCCAATTTTTTCAGCGAATGTCTTGTTTTAGGAGTTTATGGTGAAGATGCAAAAGATGTAACCCTTCTTTCACCGTCTCTTCCAGCAAAAAACGGATTGCAGGTCGGATAAATTTCTTAAAAAATGTAAAACTAAAGGTTTTTTGAGACCCATTAGGTTTGAATATGATAATAAAATTTAGTTTTTAAAAATAATTAATCAAACACATATATGATACAAAACATTCCATTAGAAAAAGTCTTATTCCTTGATATTGAAACCGTTCCAAACTCAGGCTCTTGGAATGATCTTTCTGAAAGCGAACAAAAACTTTGGGATAAAAAAACAAGGTATCAAAGAAAAGATGAGATTTCTGCAGAAGATTTTTACGACAGAGCCGGAATTATGGCAGAGTTTGGAAAAATTATCTGCATTACAATTGGAATGCTTGAGAAAAATGACACCTTAAGAATCAAAAGCTTTGCAGATGATGATGAAAAAAAAATGTTGACTGAATTTGGTGAACTTTTTAACAGCCCAAGACTGCGTGATGTGATTCTCTGCGCTCACAACGGAAAAGAATTTGATTTCCCGTGGATTGCAAGACGATTTCTCATCAATGGAATGATGCCTCCTACTCCATTCCAAATGTTTGGAAAGAAACCTTGGGAAATTCCGCATATCGACACCATGGAACTGTGGAAATTCGGAGATTATAAAAGCTATGTTTCATTAGAATTATTAGCTCATGTTTTCGGAATTCCTACGCCGAAAGACGACATCGACGGATCAATGGTTTCATCAATCTACTACATAGAAAAAGACTTGCAACGAATAGTTGACTATTGTGAAAAAGATGTCTTAACTTTGGCCAATATTTTCAGACGGATGCGTCAGGAAGATTTATTAAAAAGAAATATCAATTTAGATTAAATAAAATGCCGCTTAAACGGTAGTTAAAACGATAAAATGAAATTTACAGACGATCAGATTGCCGATATAGGAGAAGAAATTATAAGAATATTAAAAACCGTTTATGACCCGGAAATTCCGGTGGATATTTATGAATTGGGGTTGATTTACGATGTACAGATTTCCGATGAAGCCGATGTAAAAATTATTATGACTTTAACGACTCCTAACTGTCCGGTTGCAGAAACTTTACCACAGGAAGTAAAAGATAAAGTAAAAACAGTGGAAAACGTAAATGAAGTTGAACTTGAACTTACTTTTGAGCCAAGCTGGAACAAAGATATGATGAGCGAGGAAGCTAAATTTGAACTTGGAATGCTTTAGAATTCATTTAAATAAATAGAAGCTGTCAATTTTTTTGCAGCTTTTTATTTTTGACAAATTTTATCTTTAATGTCTGTTTGTCATTCCGTAGGAATCTCGACAAAGTTTTAATTTATAATAGTTTAGATCCCTACGGAATGACAAAAGCACAATATAATTATTTAGATTTCTTTTACTATCTCTTTCCCTTCTCTTCTACTCCATTCACTCCACGAACCAACGTATAAATTTGGAATTTCAAATCCGGCATAAGCAAGCGCCAAAATTGTGTGACAAGCAGTAACTCCTGAACCACAATGAATGATTAATTTTTCAGGTTTATTTTCTAATAATTTTTGATATTTTTCTTTTAAAATTTCAGGTTTTAAAAAGTTTCCGTTTTCATCTAAATTTTCAGAAAAAGGAATATTGATCGCTCCCGGAATATGACCTGCAACTAAATCGATTGGTTCAGACTCACCTTTATAACGATAAGCGTCTCTTACATCAATTATAGTTGAAGACTCGTTTGTTAATTCATTTTCAACATCTTCCAGACTTGAAACAAGCAGAAGCCAATGTTTTTTTGTAATGATTTCAGATTTCTCAAAAACTTCTTCTTCCGATGAAAACTCAAGATCTTCTTTTTCGACCGCCTGAATTCCGCCATCTAAAACCTGAACATTTTTCAGTCCAAAAGATCTCAACATCCACCAAGTTCTAGCTGCAGCATTTGCTCCGTTTTTATCATCATAAATAATGATATTAGAATCTTCTGAAATTCCTAAGCGGGAAACGATTTTGGCAAACTTTTGAATGTCGGGCAAAGGATGCCTTCCTCCAAAAGCTGCATTTTCATTCGTTTCAGCTAAATCTTTTTCTAAATCTACGAATCTTGCATTTTTGAGGTGTTGATTCAGATAGTTTTGATAACTGTCTTTTCCGGTTCGTACATCAAGAATAATAAGTTTTTCAGCAGAAAGTTCTTTTAATTGTTTTGGTGAAATTATAGGAAGCATGGATGTTTATTTTAATTTAAATTTTTCTCGCAGATTTTGCTGATTACGCAGATTAATTTACGTAAATCTAGCTTAAGCAGTAAAAATAAACCACTTATTGTGAAGTTGTTATGCATTTAATGCAAAGATTGATTTTTGCAAATCTTATTTTAAAGAGCAAAGATGAATCAATAAATTGATTTTATGAAGCTCTCGTTTTATTCAAGCTTCATCAGCGACTTTGTCGCCATTCTTTGCTCCTTAAGATAATAGCTTAATACTTAAAATCTTTGCGTCATAAAAAATCTCGCTCAATTTCTTATTCCAAACTCAGTTCAATTTAGGTTTCCAATCTGCAAAAATCTATTAAAGCTAAAAATAAAAAACCGCAGAAATTTCTGCGGTTTTGTTTATTGATAAATAAAAATCATTGTCTGTACAAGTTCCGGATGAAGGCTTTTTGCAACCGGACAATTATGAGCGGTTTCCTCAATAAAAGCTTTTTCTTCATCAGAATATTGATTTGAAAAAACAAAATTACAAACAATCTCACCAATTCTTCTTGGCTCGGTTTTCATAATTTTCTGAAGCGTACAGTAAGCTCCGTCAATATTTATATTTTTGTTTTTACCCAAAATCGCAATGGTTGTCAGTGCGCATTCTGCCAAAGAAGTTGCACACAAATCGGTTGGCGAAAATTTTTCACCTTTTCCGTGATTGTCTGTTGGCGCATCACTTTCTATGATGGTTCCAGATTGTAAATGTTCCGCTGAACACCTTAAACCTCCTATGTATGTTATTTTTGATGTCATATTATTTATTTAAAAAATAAAAGAGACGATCTCTCTCTCAAAAATGAAAAATATCTTTCGCTCTGTTATAAGAACTTTCGAAATTTAATAAATTCAATTTATGTTCCGCTTTTTCAACACTCATAAAATTGATTACTTGTTCTGTTGGCATATTTCCTACCAAATCATCTTTTGCCATCGGACAACCGCCAATTCCTTTGATGGCAGAATCATATCTTCGGCAACCTTTATCATAAGCTGCTTTTAGTTTAGAATAAGAATCTTCGTAACGGTTATGAAAATGTGCTCCGAAATCTATTTCAGGATATTTTGACGGAATTTTTTCGAATAATAAAGCAATAGTTTCCGGCGTTGCTACTCCAGTTGTGTCTGAAAGAAGGATATTTTTAATTCCGATTTCGGAAAATCTTTTCGCCCAAAAATCTACGTCTTCCCATTTCCACATTTCACCATACGGGTTTCCAAATGCCATTGAAAAGTAAATATTCAGCTCTTTGCCTTCAGTTTTTGTGAGTTCGACCATCTTTACAATATCATCAAAAGCTTCCTCCTGATTTTTATTGGTATTTCTGTGCTGAAAAGTTTCAGAAATAGAAAACGGAAAACCCAAAACATCTACAGACTGATGCTTCAAAGCTTTTTCAGCACCTCTATAATTTGCAATAATTGCAGAAACTTTGGTATTAGACAAAGATTTATCGATATTCTCGGCAACCTCAGCAGAATCTGCCATTTGCGGAATTGCTTTCGGAGAGACAAAACTCAGGCAATCAAGCACATCAAAACCTACTTCCATCAGTGAATTAATGTAATCTATTTTTTTATCGGTCGGGATAAACTCATCCCAACCCTGCATCGCATCTCTAGGGCATTCTGTAAGAAACATTTTACTTTTGATTTTCTCAAATATAATAAAACTAAACTATTTAGTTCTTGCTTCCAACAAAGCTAATATTAAATTGATTATCAATAATTTATTTCCGATTTAAAATTTCAATATCATACATTCAATAACAAATAACCTGTTCTGAGCCTCAAATTTGCTAACTTTGTTAAAATTTATAATATCAAAATGAGTACAATAGAATTCAACTCGATGTGGAGAGAAAAATTACTGAACCGTTTTCTCAACTATGTAAAAATATATTCAACAAGTGATGCTGAAAGCGAAACCACCCCTTCAACCGAAAGACAATGGGACATCGCCAATTACATCACTAAAGAACT
Above is a genomic segment from Chryseobacterium mulctrae containing:
- a CDS encoding 3'-5' exonuclease encodes the protein MIQNIPLEKVLFLDIETVPNSGSWNDLSESEQKLWDKKTRYQRKDEISAEDFYDRAGIMAEFGKIICITIGMLEKNDTLRIKSFADDDEKKMLTEFGELFNSPRLRDVILCAHNGKEFDFPWIARRFLINGMMPPTPFQMFGKKPWEIPHIDTMELWKFGDYKSYVSLELLAHVFGIPTPKDDIDGSMVSSIYYIEKDLQRIVDYCEKDVLTLANIFRRMRQEDLLKRNINLD
- a CDS encoding sulfurtransferase; amino-acid sequence: MLPIISPKQLKELSAEKLIILDVRTGKDSYQNYLNQHLKNARFVDLEKDLAETNENAAFGGRHPLPDIQKFAKIVSRLGISEDSNIIIYDDKNGANAAARTWWMLRSFGLKNVQVLDGGIQAVEKEDLEFSSEEEVFEKSEIITKKHWLLLVSSLEDVENELTNESSTIIDVRDAYRYKGESEPIDLVAGHIPGAINIPFSENLDENGNFLKPEILKEKYQKLLENKPEKLIIHCGSGVTACHTILALAYAGFEIPNLYVGSWSEWSRREGKEIVKEI
- a CDS encoding hydroxymethylglutaryl-CoA lyase — its product is MFLTECPRDAMQGWDEFIPTDKKIDYINSLMEVGFDVLDCLSFVSPKAIPQMADSAEVAENIDKSLSNTKVSAIIANYRGAEKALKHQSVDVLGFPFSISETFQHRNTNKNQEEAFDDIVKMVELTKTEGKELNIYFSMAFGNPYGEMWKWEDVDFWAKRFSEIGIKNILLSDTTGVATPETIALLFEKIPSKYPEIDFGAHFHNRYEDSYSKLKAAYDKGCRRYDSAIKGIGGCPMAKDDLVGNMPTEQVINFMSVEKAEHKLNLLNFESSYNRAKDIFHF
- a CDS encoding tRNA-binding protein, translated to MVIKPEISWADFEKLDIRCGTIISVNDFEKARNPSYQLEIDFGDLGTRKSAAQITTLYNKEDLVGKQILAVVNFPKKQIANFFSECLVLGVYGEDAKDVTLLSPSLPAKNGLQVG
- a CDS encoding SUF system Fe-S cluster assembly protein: MKFTDDQIADIGEEIIRILKTVYDPEIPVDIYELGLIYDVQISDEADVKIIMTLTTPNCPVAETLPQEVKDKVKTVENVNEVELELTFEPSWNKDMMSEEAKFELGML
- a CDS encoding OsmC family protein is translated as MTSKITYIGGLRCSAEHLQSGTIIESDAPTDNHGKGEKFSPTDLCATSLAECALTTIAILGKNKNINIDGAYCTLQKIMKTEPRRIGEIVCNFVFSNQYSDEEKAFIEETAHNCPVAKSLHPELVQTMIFIYQ
- a CDS encoding DUF3347 domain-containing protein → MKSISKIMAVMMLLVSLLYTAQIKNAKTETVKISGNCDMCKSKIEKSGNVKNVARVNWDEASNMATLTYDASKTNQQEILKRIANAGYDSESFYAPDDVYAKLPSCCQYKRNKTTTMDGHGHDHSSMTQESKPVGSLLQSFQNSYFSLKNALVQSDAKTASANAKELTDAITAVKMNELSTEEHNVWMKVIKSLNNDASAIAKTQDIKKQREAFKALSKNMYDLLKTSKLSTPVYYQYCPMQDANWLSTESTIKNPYYGSQMLTCGSIVETLK